The genomic DNA AACCGGTGTCGGAAAGACGGCTGTCACGGAGTACATTATGAACGCTCTGCAGACGGAGGTTTCACGCCGGGACGCCGCCGACGAGCTACACGTCCACTTTCGCAACTGTAACGGAGACACCGTCTACCGGACAGTCCGGGCGCTTGTCAACAGTATCCGGGGACACAACCGGGAGAAGTTCCCCGAAACCGGCCTCTCGACTTCACACGCGCTTGAGACGCTCTACGAGGAGATGGACTCTCTCGGCGGGACGTTCCTGTTTGTCCTCGACGAAATCGACCATCTGTCAGACCCGAACACACTGCTCTATGAACTCCCGCGTGCCCGCTCAAACGGTCATCTTGAGAATGCCCGTGTCGGTGTCATCGGCATCAGTAACAACTACACGTTCCGGTCGTCGCTCAGTCCGAAAGTCAAAGACACGCTGATGGAAAAGGAAATCGCCTTCTCGCCGTACGACGCAGGCGAACTGCAGTCGATTCTCACCGCCCGCGCGGAGAAGGCGCTCGTCGACGGTGCGTGTGAGGAGTCGGCGATTCGTCTCGCAGCGGCCAAAGCCGCAAAGGATACGGGAAGTGCCCGACAGGCGATTGACCTGCTTCGGGAGGGTGGTGACGTTGCCGAAGAACACGGCGCAGAGGCCATCACTGATAGCCACATCGAGGTCGCCTCCGAGCGCGTCCAGCGTGGCCGCGTCCAAAACAAGCTTCGGGACCAGACGATGCACGGACAGCTCATCTTGGAGGCGATAGCCCGCCTCGAAGCGGACGGCGAGGCACCAGTCCGTTCCAAGGAAGTCCAAGACAGCTACGAGCGGGTGGCGGGACGCTGGAGCCGCGACCCACTGACGACGCTGAAAAGCATTCAGAACCACCTCGCTGACCTGACGATGCTCGGCTTTCTCGAACGGACCGAGCAAAACGAGGGTCGAGCCGGCGGTGTGCACTACCAGTACGAATTGACTCTCGACCCCGAAATCGTCCTCGAGACACGAGCGTCCATCGAGACGGACGCTTGAGCATTCCATCGGCGTTGCTGCCGAGTTAAAGCGTCCGTGTCTCGCGGGGCCTCGAATTGAATCCGGGAGCCCGCATAGTTCTAATGTTCGGGGAATATACCCGTACACATGGCCATCATTGCAGCGGTGGACAGCTCTGACCGAGCCATCGCAGTAGTGGAACGAGCGAGTGAACTGAGTCGGGAGTACGGTGTCGCTCTCCACGTCGTTCACGTCGCTGAGCCAACCGTTGATTTCCGGGAAGAACTCATCGACGTCTCCGCCGACGCGCTTAATCCGGAAGGCGGAGAGGTCCCAAAGCAGCGTCTCGACGACCTCCGGACGGCGGCGGCGGAAACGGCAGCGGCAGCGGCCGCCGATGTAGACGACCTCGAAGCATACGAGGCGGTCGGACTCGTCGGGAACCCAGCGACGGCCATCAAACAGTATGCTTCAGAGCACGATGCCGAGTACATAGTGGTCAGCGGCCGAAAGCGTCATCCACTCGGACAGGCGCTGTTCGGGAGCGTGACGCAGGCCCTGTTG from Natronomonas pharaonis DSM 2160 includes the following:
- a CDS encoding universal stress protein, whose amino-acid sequence is MAIIAAVDSSDRAIAVVERASELSREYGVALHVVHVAEPTVDFREELIDVSADALNPEGGEVPKQRLDDLRTAAAETAAAAAADVDDLEAYEAVGLVGNPATAIKQYASEHDAEYIVVSGRKRHPLGQALFGSVTQALLLNANRPVVAVPHDRADS
- a CDS encoding orc1/cdc6 family replication initiation protein; this encodes MTEDLFSEMTETLFEDKSILSEEYRPDVIVERDDEIDAYRTALKDVLFGRNPSNVFIYGKTGVGKTAVTEYIMNALQTEVSRRDAADELHVHFRNCNGDTVYRTVRALVNSIRGHNREKFPETGLSTSHALETLYEEMDSLGGTFLFVLDEIDHLSDPNTLLYELPRARSNGHLENARVGVIGISNNYTFRSSLSPKVKDTLMEKEIAFSPYDAGELQSILTARAEKALVDGACEESAIRLAAAKAAKDTGSARQAIDLLREGGDVAEEHGAEAITDSHIEVASERVQRGRVQNKLRDQTMHGQLILEAIARLEADGEAPVRSKEVQDSYERVAGRWSRDPLTTLKSIQNHLADLTMLGFLERTEQNEGRAGGVHYQYELTLDPEIVLETRASIETDA